A single region of the Streptomyces sp. NBC_00236 genome encodes:
- a CDS encoding (Fe-S)-binding protein, which yields MRIGLFATCLGDTLFPGAVKSTAVLLARLGHDVVFPPGQTCCGQMHVNTGYQREPVPLVRNFAEQFGDASIDAVVMPSGSCAGSVRHQHEIIAERYGDAALRSGVATVKAKTYELSEFLVDVLDATDVGAYFPHRVTYHPTCHSLRMLRVGDKPLRLLRAVDSIDLVELPEADACCGFGGTFAVKNADTSTAMLQDKMRNVATTGAAVCTAGDSSCLMHIGGGLSRIRSGTRTLHLAQILSSTRTAPHVLTEAAR from the coding sequence ATGCGTATCGGACTCTTCGCCACCTGTCTGGGAGACACGCTCTTCCCGGGGGCGGTGAAATCCACGGCGGTGCTGCTGGCGCGCCTGGGGCACGACGTGGTGTTCCCGCCGGGGCAGACCTGCTGCGGTCAGATGCACGTCAACACCGGCTACCAGCGTGAACCCGTCCCGCTGGTACGGAACTTCGCCGAGCAGTTCGGCGACGCCTCGATCGACGCGGTCGTCATGCCGTCCGGATCGTGCGCCGGTTCCGTCCGCCACCAGCACGAGATCATCGCCGAGCGCTACGGCGACGCGGCGCTGCGTTCGGGCGTCGCCACGGTGAAGGCCAAGACGTACGAGCTCTCCGAGTTCCTGGTCGACGTGCTGGACGCCACCGACGTCGGCGCGTACTTCCCGCACCGCGTCACGTACCACCCCACCTGTCACTCCCTGCGGATGCTGCGCGTCGGTGACAAGCCGCTGCGGCTGCTGCGGGCCGTCGACTCGATCGACCTGGTCGAGCTGCCCGAGGCCGACGCCTGCTGCGGATTCGGCGGCACCTTCGCCGTGAAGAACGCCGACACGTCGACCGCGATGCTCCAGGACAAGATGCGCAACGTCGCCACCACCGGCGCCGCCGTGTGCACCGCCGGCGACTCGTCCTGTCTGATGCACATCGGCGGCGGGCTCTCCCGGATCAGGTCCGGCACCCGCACCCTGCACCTGGCCCAGATCCTCTCCTCCACCCGCACCGCGCCGCACGTCCTGACGGAGGCCGCCCGATGA
- a CDS encoding L-lactate permease, with protein sequence MASAPSATTLASYTPDVHAVGDSLLATALVSLIPLAVFFLLLMVAKRSALVSALGSVLTALLVAVIGFRMPVELGLLSASQGLVFGLFPVMLIVVAAIWFYELTVVSGRFEDLRRSFSAVGRGDLRVQAMLIAFCFGGLLEALAGFGAPVAITAVMLMALGLPPVKAAVTVLLANTAPVAFGAMAIPVTTAGNLTGIPAEDIAAVIGRQSPLLALFVPLLLLFVVDGTRGIRQLWPIALVTGGVFAVAQYWCSSHFAYELTDVVASLAGFGAAVLMLRLWKPRTPEDQHSQVENEALTPRRVTYAVLPYILVIAIFALAKLNIGALDVPELLGHLNLTIEWPGLYGELLTPSGEPSSSAIYKLEVLGNPGTLLIISGILVTLIYRYAKDRDAYPMTGSMALSAAGRTLKNMRVAIMTVATVLALSYVMNQSGQTVAIGTWLATAGGLFALLSPILGWLGTAVTGSDTSANALFANLQQTAGQTAGIDPTLLVAANTSGGVVAKLVSPQNLTIAATAVRMPGAERILLRKVAGYSIGMLAVLCVLVYLQSTSALSWMLP encoded by the coding sequence GTGGCCTCCGCACCATCCGCCACCACGCTCGCTTCGTACACACCGGACGTGCATGCCGTCGGCGACAGCCTTCTGGCCACCGCCCTGGTGAGCCTCATCCCGCTCGCCGTGTTCTTCCTGCTCCTGATGGTGGCGAAGCGCTCGGCGCTGGTGTCCGCGCTGGGCTCGGTCCTCACAGCCCTGCTCGTGGCGGTGATCGGGTTCCGGATGCCCGTCGAGCTCGGTCTGCTCTCGGCGTCCCAGGGCCTGGTGTTCGGCCTGTTCCCGGTGATGCTGATCGTCGTGGCGGCCATCTGGTTCTACGAACTCACGGTCGTCAGTGGCAGGTTCGAGGACCTGCGCCGCTCGTTCAGTGCCGTCGGCCGGGGTGACCTGCGCGTCCAGGCGATGCTCATCGCGTTCTGCTTCGGCGGTCTGCTGGAGGCGCTCGCGGGCTTCGGCGCACCCGTCGCCATCACGGCCGTGATGCTGATGGCCCTCGGCCTGCCGCCGGTCAAGGCGGCCGTGACGGTCCTGCTGGCCAACACCGCACCCGTCGCGTTCGGCGCCATGGCCATCCCGGTCACCACGGCGGGCAACCTGACCGGCATCCCGGCCGAGGACATCGCCGCGGTCATCGGCCGCCAGTCCCCGCTGCTCGCGCTCTTCGTGCCGCTGCTGCTGCTCTTCGTCGTGGACGGCACCCGTGGCATCCGCCAGCTGTGGCCGATCGCGCTGGTCACCGGAGGCGTCTTCGCCGTGGCCCAGTACTGGTGTTCCAGCCACTTCGCGTACGAACTCACCGATGTGGTCGCCTCGCTCGCCGGCTTCGGCGCCGCCGTGCTGATGCTGCGCCTCTGGAAGCCGCGCACGCCCGAGGACCAGCACTCCCAGGTGGAGAACGAGGCCCTCACGCCGCGCCGGGTCACCTACGCCGTACTCCCGTACATCCTGGTGATCGCCATCTTCGCCCTCGCCAAACTGAACATCGGAGCGCTCGACGTACCCGAACTCCTCGGGCACCTGAACCTCACCATCGAGTGGCCGGGCCTGTACGGCGAGCTGCTCACACCGAGTGGCGAACCCTCGTCCAGCGCGATCTACAAGCTGGAGGTGCTGGGCAACCCGGGCACCCTGCTGATCATCTCGGGCATCCTGGTCACGCTGATCTACCGCTACGCCAAGGACCGCGACGCCTACCCGATGACCGGGTCCATGGCGCTGTCCGCGGCAGGGCGCACCCTGAAGAACATGCGGGTCGCCATCATGACGGTGGCCACCGTGCTCGCGCTGAGCTACGTGATGAACCAGTCGGGCCAGACCGTGGCCATCGGCACCTGGCTGGCGACGGCAGGCGGGCTGTTCGCCCTGCTCTCGCCGATCCTCGGCTGGCTGGGCACCGCGGTGACGGGTTCCGACACCTCGGCCAACGCGCTCTTCGCCAACCTCCAGCAGACGGCCGGCCAGACCGCCGGCATCGACCCGACGCTGCTGGTCGCCGCGAACACCTCCGGCGGCGTGGTGGCCAAGCTGGTGAGTCCGCAGAACCTGACCATCGCCGCCACCGCCGTACGGATGCCGGGCGCGGAACGCATCCTGCTGCGCAAGGTGGCCGGGTACAGCATCGGCATGCTGGCCGTCCTGTGTGTCCTGGTCTACCTCCAGTCCACGTCGGCGCTCTCCTGGATGCTGCCCTGA
- a CDS encoding nuclear transport factor 2 family protein, which yields MNGCAEEERSVRAAVEGEMRLLDPGVRASPDEVTALLDPEFTEFGASGRRYDRTSVLAVTSALDESTPEPSAVTGMSGVLLAPGLVHLTYISESNGRRVRRSSLWRRSDSGWRMYFHQGTPAGPPQPGAEYPADTPQAAD from the coding sequence ATGAACGGATGCGCTGAGGAGGAACGGTCCGTGCGAGCCGCCGTCGAGGGTGAAATGAGGCTGCTCGATCCGGGCGTGCGCGCCTCGCCCGACGAGGTCACCGCACTCCTCGACCCCGAGTTCACCGAGTTCGGCGCCTCGGGGCGGCGCTACGACAGGACGTCGGTCCTGGCCGTCACGTCCGCCCTCGACGAGAGCACCCCCGAGCCGAGTGCCGTCACCGGGATGTCCGGTGTGCTGCTGGCGCCGGGCCTGGTCCACCTGACGTACATCTCGGAGAGCAACGGCAGGCGGGTCAGGCGCAGTTCGCTGTGGCGCCGGTCGGATTCCGGCTGGCGGATGTACTTCCATCAGGGCACCCCGGCCGGCCCGCCGCAGCCCGGCGCCGAATATCCGGCAGACACTCCGCAGGCGGCTGATTAG
- a CDS encoding S66 family peptidase: MTESRYPSKPRPGDRVAVLSPSSGLPGILPLPYELGLRRLRDDFGLEPVEYPATRKMGSTPQERAADIHAAFADPTIKAVIASIGGDDQITVLPHLDRELLRAHPKPFFGYSDNTNLLVFLDRLGIIGYHGGSVMVELGRPGAMHPQTAASLRAALFTHDDHELTPAKDTGSINGRWEDPHTFDHEPGMLPADAWIWHRADRVVEGASWGGNLEILSWMLMADREIHPAAEYEGRVLFLETSEEMISADEVYRILRNMGERGLLRRFPALLMARAKNWSFEQPLDAAGGELYREQQRAAVLRALNEYAPDTMAVLDVDLGHTDPQMIIPYGGRIRVDGVARRIVVTY; the protein is encoded by the coding sequence ATGACGGAATCCCGCTACCCCTCCAAGCCCCGGCCCGGCGACCGCGTCGCCGTGCTGTCCCCCTCGTCCGGTCTCCCTGGCATCCTTCCGCTGCCGTACGAACTGGGGCTGCGCAGGCTCCGCGACGACTTCGGGCTGGAACCCGTGGAGTACCCGGCGACCCGGAAGATGGGGTCCACACCGCAGGAACGCGCCGCCGACATCCACGCGGCCTTCGCCGACCCGACGATCAAGGCGGTCATCGCCAGCATCGGCGGGGACGACCAGATCACCGTGCTGCCGCACCTGGACCGTGAGCTGCTGCGTGCCCATCCGAAGCCGTTCTTCGGCTACAGCGACAACACCAACCTGCTGGTGTTCCTCGACCGCCTCGGCATCATCGGCTACCACGGCGGATCCGTGATGGTCGAGCTCGGACGCCCCGGTGCCATGCACCCCCAGACGGCCGCGTCCCTGCGGGCGGCGCTGTTCACCCATGACGACCACGAACTGACCCCCGCGAAGGACACCGGCAGCATCAACGGCCGGTGGGAGGACCCGCACACCTTCGACCACGAACCCGGCATGCTGCCCGCCGACGCGTGGATCTGGCACCGGGCCGACAGGGTGGTCGAGGGGGCGAGCTGGGGCGGCAACCTGGAGATCCTGTCCTGGATGCTCATGGCCGACCGGGAGATCCACCCGGCGGCCGAGTACGAGGGGAGGGTGCTGTTCCTCGAAACCTCGGAGGAGATGATCAGTGCCGACGAGGTGTACCGGATCCTGCGGAACATGGGGGAGCGCGGGCTTCTGCGCCGCTTCCCCGCACTCCTGATGGCCCGCGCCAAGAACTGGTCCTTCGAGCAGCCCCTCGACGCCGCCGGCGGGGAGCTGTATCGCGAACAGCAGCGCGCGGCCGTGCTGAGGGCCCTGAACGAGTACGCCCCTGACACGATGGCCGTCCTCGACGTCGACCTCGGCCACACGGACCCGCAGATGATCATCCCGTACGGCGGACGGATACGGGTGGACGGCGTGGCCCGCCGGATCGTGGTGACGTACTAG
- a CDS encoding FadR/GntR family transcriptional regulator has protein sequence MPVEWQPVRQSRTHELVLQSIEEQVFAGKLRAGDRLPPERELAPVFGVSRSALREALRVLETIGVLVAQPGRGPDSGARIVRNPDDALGRLLRLHFALGSYSLHDVMEARVALERASFAAAATHASEEDLDEAGAVVHRMSQPGILPEEFNELDTQFHVKVASSSGNALTSTLTAAVRESVRPLILRALEEVDDWPATQAHLNRQHAEMLRLVRVDQGDEAADLAELHIRGFHGTLVDEDRTGGNDVDGATA, from the coding sequence ATGCCCGTCGAATGGCAACCCGTACGGCAGTCGCGGACGCATGAACTGGTGCTTCAGAGCATCGAGGAGCAGGTCTTCGCCGGAAAGCTCAGGGCCGGCGACCGGCTGCCGCCCGAGCGTGAACTCGCCCCGGTCTTCGGGGTGAGCCGCTCGGCCCTGCGCGAGGCGCTCCGCGTCCTGGAGACCATCGGCGTACTGGTCGCGCAGCCCGGCCGGGGGCCCGACTCGGGGGCCCGGATCGTGCGCAACCCGGACGACGCGCTCGGGCGGCTGCTGCGCCTGCATTTCGCCCTCGGCAGCTACAGCCTGCACGACGTGATGGAGGCCCGGGTCGCCCTGGAGCGCGCCAGTTTCGCCGCCGCCGCGACGCACGCTTCCGAGGAGGACCTGGACGAGGCGGGTGCGGTGGTCCACCGGATGTCGCAGCCGGGCATCCTGCCGGAGGAGTTCAACGAACTCGACACCCAGTTCCACGTCAAGGTGGCCAGCAGTTCCGGCAACGCGCTCACCTCGACGCTGACCGCGGCGGTCCGGGAGTCGGTGCGACCCCTCATCCTGCGAGCCCTCGAAGAGGTGGACGACTGGCCGGCCACCCAGGCGCACCTCAACCGTCAGCACGCCGAGATGCTGAGGCTGGTGCGCGTCGACCAGGGTGACGAGGCGGCCGACCTCGCCGAGCTCCACATCCGCGGGTTCCACGGAACGCTGGTCGACGAGGACCGGACCGGCGGGAACGACGTGGACGGCGCCACCGCGTAG